The window CGACCAGCGCGGGCCAGCCCATCGCCTTGTCTGTCACCGGCCCTTCGCAGCGAACGGCCGCGCGCCCGGTCACGGCAAGGGCTGCCTTGTCGAGCGCCGGTTCGCCATCGAACCTGCAACCCTCAGGCAATTGAGGCCGCGCCAGACTGGGCGCGTTGGGGCTGGACAAGGGCTCACGCCAGCCGATCGACCAGCGCGTGTCGTCCACCTGTTCGAACTGGATGGATATGGGACGAAGCTCGTCGGCCAGCGCCGGCGACGATAGGAACACGGCCAGCAGGATCGCCAGCAGGCGGATCATTCAATTTCCACCTTATAGGCGTCGCGCAACAGCCGGTAAGCCTCGGCTCGCCGGTCTGCCAGCGTCCCGTTCCGCCAATCGGCCTCGACCTTGTCGCGCACGCTCTCGAAGGGCTGGACCGCGACACCGCTACGCTTCGACAGGCGCACGAGATGCCAGCCGAAGCCCGAAGGCAACGGTCCTTGCCACTCGTCCGACACCGGCAATTGGGAAATCTCGCCGACGAATTGCGCACCGAACACGCGCGACACCTCGTCGATGGTCACGCCGTCCATCCGGCCGGGAAGGCTGATCGCCATTCCGCTTGGTTCCCGGTCGCCCGACGCATCGAGCGCAGCAGTCTGGCTGTCGAAGTAGAGCTGTTCGAACGTGACCTCACCGCCGCCGGCGAACCGGTCCGGATTGGCGGAATGCCACTGGCGCAGTACCTCTTCCGAAGGGCTGGATGTTTCGACCTCGGCGCCCGCCAACTCGTCCATCTTGGCGGCCAGGCGCCGACGGACTGCCGGGTCGCCCTGGTCCAGGCCGAGGCGCAGCGCCTCGCGGTAGAGAATTTCCTCACGCACCCAGCGATCGACCTGGGCCGCAAGCTCAGCATCGGTCGGCGGCCTGCCCATGGTCCGTTCGAACCCGAGGGCCAGCGCCGCCTGCTCCTCGCGCGAGAGGACGATCGTGCGATCGGCAGGATCGACCGGCTCACCCCTGAGCGCGAGCAGCCCCCAGATGACCGCTCCGGCGATCAGGAAATGCGCGAGCGGGTCGCGCAAGGCCTTGCGGATCATTTCATGATCGGCGGTGCATCGCCGGGTGTCTTTCGAGGCCGAAGCCAGACGGGCGAGGAATAGGCGCGTTCCTGCGTGATGCTGGCCTCCACCACCTCCGAAGGCAGCTTCAGGCCGAAGCGCTTGGCATCGAAAAGCACCCAGTTCGGCGTCGGGATCTCGAGCACGCGGACGTAATAGAAGGCCCGCTGACCCGCACGGTAATCGGGATCGGTCCAGGTAGCCCGCAATTCTGCCGCACCGATGGAGTTTGCATAGCTGGCCTGTGCGCGATCAACCGTATCGCCGACCGGCGGCAGGGCATCGGCACTGGCACCTTCACGGCCGCTCCATGCGATATTGTAGACCTTCTCGCGCTGGGTGCCGTCGGCATCGAGCCAGCCCTTCACGATCTGGACCCGGTCGAGATTAGCGCCGTCCGGATCCTTGAGCGCGCTCACGAGGAACACGGGCGCCTTGCCCGCATCGACGAGGTCGCCGCCCATCGGAACCCCGCGTGTGTATCCAGC of the Qipengyuania gaetbuli genome contains:
- a CDS encoding peptidyl-prolyl cis-trans isomerase, which translates into the protein MIRKALRDPLAHFLIAGAVIWGLLALRGEPVDPADRTIVLSREEQAALALGFERTMGRPPTDAELAAQVDRWVREEILYREALRLGLDQGDPAVRRRLAAKMDELAGAEVETSSPSEEVLRQWHSANPDRFAGGGEVTFEQLYFDSQTAALDASGDREPSGMAISLPGRMDGVTIDEVSRVFGAQFVGEISQLPVSDEWQGPLPSGFGWHLVRLSKRSGVAVQPFESVRDKVEADWRNGTLADRRAEAYRLLRDAYKVEIE